The following are from one region of the bacterium genome:
- a CDS encoding biotin transporter BioY has product MCDECQDKVFAQARPGGQVASFINRMVLASLMASLTAASSLLAIPLGPVPITLQSLFVLAAGGILGARWGAVSMSLYLLMGMAGLPVFAGGTSGIGKILGPSGGYLLGFVISAALVGFLTHRFQGKIYLFLACLAGLALIYSLGSVWLSLVSRISMENAIALGVMPFLPGDLVKASLAALLIARWRVRVKKYDPDSAA; this is encoded by the coding sequence ATGTGCGATGAGTGCCAAGACAAGGTCTTTGCCCAGGCACGGCCTGGGGGCCAGGTGGCTTCATTCATCAACAGGATGGTCCTGGCATCATTGATGGCATCTCTGACAGCCGCCAGCAGCCTCTTGGCCATTCCCTTAGGGCCTGTGCCCATAACCCTCCAGAGCCTTTTCGTATTGGCTGCAGGAGGTATTCTGGGAGCCCGTTGGGGAGCTGTGAGCATGAGTCTTTATCTGCTCATGGGAATGGCCGGCCTTCCTGTGTTTGCTGGAGGAACATCGGGGATTGGAAAGATCCTTGGGCCCAGTGGTGGATATCTCTTGGGATTTGTAATCTCGGCAGCTCTGGTGGGATTCCTGACCCATAGGTTCCAAGGAAAGATCTACCTGTTTCTGGCCTGTCTGGCCGGCTTGGCTCTCATATACTCTCTGGGGTCTGTGTGGCTTTCACTGGTGAGCAGAATCTCCATGGAAAATGCCATTGCCTTGGGGGTGATGCCCTTTCTGCCAGGAGATCTGGTTAAAGCCTCTTTAGCTGCCTTGCTCATAGCCAGATGGAGGGTCAGGGTCAAAAAATATGATCCAGATTCAGCAGCTTAG
- a CDS encoding biotin--[acetyl-CoA-carboxylase] ligase, whose amino-acid sequence MVLKEKVLKKLREMSPCFLSGEALAQGEGVSRAAVWKAVTSLRKNGYKISGSPRRGYRLVEPPDLLTAHEVEPYLRTKVMGRVGYHHFKELSSTNDKAKILAAEGCAEGTLVVAEAQTAGRGRLGRSWHSPLGSGLYFSLVLRPDFAPHLAPRITLLGGVALCLAIRELTGVKAGIKWPNDVMVRNRKVGGILTEMEAEADAIHHLILGFGVNVNMENCDLPATLKATSLMLETGKRQSRAQILARILWEVEESWKRLLKEGFGPIADAWRHMSVTLGRLVGVETEGGVVVGRAQDIDEQGALLLTDQGGHPHRVTHGEVIHVR is encoded by the coding sequence GTGGTTCTCAAAGAGAAGGTTCTCAAGAAGCTCAGGGAAATGTCCCCTTGTTTCCTTTCCGGAGAGGCCCTGGCCCAGGGAGAAGGGGTCAGCCGGGCCGCTGTTTGGAAGGCTGTGACAAGCCTTAGAAAAAACGGATACAAGATTTCAGGGTCACCCCGAAGAGGATACAGGCTTGTGGAGCCCCCGGATCTTCTGACAGCTCATGAGGTGGAGCCTTACTTGCGAACCAAGGTGATGGGAAGGGTTGGGTACCACCACTTCAAGGAGCTCAGCTCCACAAACGACAAAGCCAAAATCCTGGCTGCTGAGGGGTGTGCCGAAGGCACCTTGGTTGTGGCTGAAGCTCAAACAGCGGGCAGGGGAAGGCTTGGCAGATCTTGGCATTCTCCCTTGGGCAGCGGGCTCTACTTCTCTTTGGTCCTGAGACCGGATTTCGCCCCCCATCTGGCTCCTCGAATCACCCTTCTGGGAGGTGTGGCCCTGTGCCTTGCCATCCGGGAACTGACGGGGGTAAAAGCTGGGATAAAATGGCCCAATGACGTGATGGTAAGAAACAGAAAAGTAGGCGGTATCCTAACTGAAATGGAAGCTGAAGCCGATGCTATACACCACCTCATCCTGGGCTTCGGGGTCAATGTTAACATGGAGAATTGCGATCTACCTGCCACCCTGAAGGCTACCTCCCTGATGCTCGAGACAGGAAAGCGTCAATCCAGGGCCCAGATCCTGGCCAGGATCCTCTGGGAAGTGGAGGAGTCATGGAAAAGGCTTCTCAAGGAAGGCTTTGGCCCCATTGCGGATGCCTGGAGGCATATGAGCGTCACCCTGGGCAGGTTGGTAGGGGTTGAAACAGAAGGGGGTGTGGTGGTTGGAAGAGCCCAAGACATAGACGAACAGGGAGCCCTTCTCCTGACGGATCAAGGGGGCCACCCCCACAGAGTGACCCATGGCGAGGTGATTCATGTGCGATGA
- a CDS encoding zinc ribbon domain-containing protein: MPIYEFFCPDCNTIYNFFSPKVDTQKKPACPKCPRQELERWLSPFSTLRKSKGGTEDEDYPLADIDEDKMERAMAALAQEAESLDEEDPRQAAQLMRKLSDMTGLNLGPAMEEAIQRMEAGQDPEEIEAQMGDLLEEADPFAASSKKGGKPKRPAPRFDDTLYSL, translated from the coding sequence ATGCCCATTTACGAGTTCTTTTGCCCTGATTGTAACACCATCTACAACTTCTTTTCCCCAAAGGTGGATACACAAAAAAAACCCGCTTGTCCCAAATGTCCAAGGCAGGAATTGGAAAGATGGCTTTCTCCTTTTTCCACTTTGCGAAAAAGCAAGGGGGGCACAGAGGATGAGGATTACCCCCTTGCTGACATAGACGAGGATAAGATGGAGAGGGCCATGGCTGCCTTGGCCCAGGAGGCAGAATCCCTGGACGAGGAAGATCCCCGCCAGGCCGCCCAGCTCATGAGAAAGCTCTCTGACATGACGGGGCTGAATCTGGGCCCTGCCATGGAAGAGGCCATCCAGCGCATGGAGGCAGGCCAGGATCCAGAGGAGATCGAGGCTCAGATGGGAGACCTGCTGGAAGAAGCGGATCCTTTCGCAGCCTCATCCAAGAAGGGTGGGAAACCCAAAAGACCTGCCCCCAGGTTTGACGATACCCTGTACAGCCTTTGA
- a CDS encoding amino acid ABC transporter substrate-binding protein: protein MSLMGKRMILVSLAVGLLLGNLGQADELRIGATISQTGHFASEVGPFGDFLNTWARELNSQGGVFWAGRRVPVRLFIYDDRSDEATSRRLYEKMATMDRVHLMLGPYSSPLTFAASTAAEIHKVPFLAICANSPRIYQRGYQWIACLIDEAPRYTHRYWEMIKAEGLAKSVSFVVEDTLHPKGVSQGATVLAREAGLEVLSTHVAPRDTRDFTPILLKLKAEDPDILFVSANIAFATLFMGQAREHGLRPREFHVIHHGGAFHRALGWAAEGVTGQSYWSVGMGGPGSQRFLDLLSKSRISLEDYPWVPAYMMAIQVVEDVMARSKSLEPSELLKALKSSQTETIGGRVYFRQDGVGSINTYPSQIQEGSYQIIWPPGLATASHRYPSKHGAGN, encoded by the coding sequence ATGAGCCTGATGGGTAAGAGAATGATCTTGGTGAGTTTGGCAGTTGGCCTTCTCCTGGGGAACCTGGGCCAGGCAGATGAGCTGCGAATCGGAGCCACCATCTCCCAGACAGGGCATTTTGCCTCTGAGGTGGGCCCCTTCGGGGATTTCTTGAATACCTGGGCCCGGGAGCTAAACAGCCAGGGAGGGGTCTTCTGGGCTGGGAGGAGAGTGCCTGTTCGACTCTTTATCTATGATGACAGAAGCGACGAGGCCACTTCTAGACGCCTGTACGAAAAGATGGCCACGATGGACAGGGTTCACCTCATGCTGGGACCCTACTCCAGCCCCCTTACCTTTGCAGCCTCCACGGCCGCCGAAATCCACAAGGTCCCCTTCCTGGCCATATGCGCCAACTCCCCCAGGATCTATCAGAGGGGGTACCAATGGATAGCATGCCTCATAGACGAGGCACCCAGGTACACCCATCGCTACTGGGAGATGATAAAGGCAGAAGGGCTTGCCAAGAGCGTCTCCTTTGTGGTGGAAGACACCCTGCACCCCAAAGGAGTGTCCCAAGGGGCCACGGTGCTGGCAAGAGAGGCCGGGCTGGAAGTTCTTTCCACCCACGTGGCCCCCAGGGACACGCGGGATTTCACTCCAATTCTTCTCAAGCTCAAGGCTGAGGACCCCGACATCCTCTTCGTTTCAGCCAATATTGCTTTTGCGACCCTGTTCATGGGCCAGGCTCGGGAGCATGGCCTTAGGCCCCGTGAGTTCCACGTCATTCATCATGGAGGAGCTTTTCACAGGGCCCTGGGTTGGGCAGCTGAGGGGGTTACGGGGCAGTCCTACTGGTCTGTGGGCATGGGTGGTCCTGGAAGCCAACGCTTTCTTGATCTTCTCTCCAAGAGCAGGATCTCCCTGGAAGACTATCCTTGGGTCCCGGCGTACATGATGGCCATCCAGGTGGTGGAGGATGTCATGGCCAGAAGCAAGAGCCTAGAACCAAGCGAGCTGTTGAAGGCCCTAAAGAGCAGCCAAACAGAAACAATAGGCGGCAGGGTCTATTTCAGACAAGACGGAGTGGGCTCCATAAACACATATCCTTCTCAGATCCAGGAGGGCTCTTACCAGATCATATGGCCACCGGGCCTGGCCACAGCCTCCCACAGATACCCCTCCAAACATGGAGCAGGGAACTGA
- a CDS encoding branched-chain amino acid ABC transporter permease, translating into MLVQFQVVLQGVATGSLYGVLALGLQLILGSTGKVHLGVGQLAVVAALASVELSQTYGSYPLPYALGGALFLGLISVLAHPPAFWRLLSHGHAERSILLITLGGAMSLEGLTQWVWPLPLTALPVSGEIFSQAELIPFPKTKAMAFLGSLGISAFLWGILRWSRRGKALRAWNMGAEELRLVGIDPTGLGKWVTSMGLATVGVGGVLLGATQVVTVQDGLGWTIKALCLAVLGRGLSPLRTMGLGWAMGGGEALVSYWLGAQWHPLLAPGLLFLVLSSRNRRLQ; encoded by the coding sequence ATGCTGGTTCAATTTCAAGTGGTTCTCCAGGGTGTGGCCACTGGTAGCCTCTATGGTGTCTTGGCCTTGGGACTGCAGCTCATACTTGGATCCACGGGAAAAGTTCACCTGGGAGTGGGCCAGCTTGCAGTGGTAGCGGCCTTGGCATCCGTGGAGCTGTCTCAAACATATGGCAGTTATCCCTTGCCTTATGCCTTGGGAGGGGCCCTTTTCCTGGGACTCATCTCTGTCTTGGCTCATCCTCCTGCCTTTTGGAGGCTCTTGAGCCATGGCCATGCAGAAAGATCCATCTTGCTCATCACCCTGGGGGGGGCCATGAGCCTAGAGGGGCTCACCCAGTGGGTATGGCCCCTTCCTCTGACGGCTTTACCAGTGTCTGGAGAAATCTTTTCCCAGGCTGAATTGATCCCTTTTCCCAAGACCAAGGCCATGGCTTTCTTGGGTTCCTTGGGGATTTCTGCGTTTCTGTGGGGAATTCTCAGGTGGAGCAGAAGGGGAAAGGCATTGAGGGCCTGGAACATGGGGGCCGAAGAGCTGAGGCTGGTGGGAATCGATCCCACAGGCTTGGGGAAATGGGTCACCTCCATGGGGCTGGCCACGGTTGGAGTTGGGGGGGTGCTGCTGGGAGCCACCCAGGTGGTGACCGTTCAGGATGGTCTGGGTTGGACCATAAAAGCACTTTGCCTTGCGGTCCTGGGCCGAGGTCTGAGCCCCCTTAGGACTATGGGCCTTGGATGGGCCATGGGTGGGGGGGAGGCCCTGGTGTCTTATTGGTTGGGAGCTCAATGGCATCCACTCTTGGCCCCAGGCCTGCTATTTCTGGTCTTGTCCTCTCGAAACAGGCGCCTACAATGA
- a CDS encoding branched-chain amino acid ABC transporter permease, producing the protein MRYLGSILVWLSGAALLALGLFFLGPYGSLIVWSLCQQVILALSYSFIGGMGGEIHLGHGAFFGLGAYSSAIFLQAGQPWWLALFMAWASGMLMCVMTAPFLVKMRGADFAVGSFCLALFLNTLARNLQEFTGGTAGISVSMLSKEIPYVCTLVLLGVTLWTHQKLMGSGWGRSLRAVGMDPLAARHLGINDESLRTQALLLGSALASWAGGIYPLQSGYVSPDSALGTEVLLTPVVSVLLGGSRSTWGPVLGAATIFLAQELILTRFQGWTLLAFGLIIATTGFHVSEGLDSWLDSKILRYFRHSRADAS; encoded by the coding sequence ATGAGATATTTGGGAAGCATCCTTGTGTGGCTTTCGGGGGCAGCCCTCTTGGCTTTGGGGCTTTTTTTTCTTGGGCCTTATGGATCACTGATAGTTTGGAGCTTGTGCCAACAGGTGATCTTGGCCTTGAGCTACAGCTTCATAGGAGGCATGGGTGGGGAGATTCACCTGGGCCACGGTGCCTTCTTTGGCTTGGGTGCTTACAGCAGTGCCATCTTTCTTCAGGCTGGACAACCTTGGTGGCTGGCTCTTTTTATGGCCTGGGCATCGGGCATGCTCATGTGTGTGATGACGGCCCCGTTTCTCGTCAAGATGAGGGGGGCTGATTTTGCTGTTGGTTCTTTTTGCCTGGCATTGTTTCTAAATACACTGGCTAGAAATCTACAGGAATTTACTGGGGGTACGGCTGGGATCTCGGTTTCCATGCTTTCCAAGGAGATCCCTTATGTGTGCACTTTGGTGCTCTTGGGGGTAACTCTGTGGACTCACCAAAAACTCATGGGCTCTGGCTGGGGCAGGTCGCTTCGGGCAGTGGGGATGGATCCCTTGGCAGCCCGGCACTTGGGCATAAATGACGAATCCTTGAGGACTCAGGCCCTGCTTTTGGGATCAGCCTTGGCCTCTTGGGCCGGGGGGATCTATCCGCTCCAAAGCGGTTACGTGAGTCCGGATTCGGCCTTGGGCACAGAGGTTCTTTTGACACCTGTGGTTTCGGTTCTACTGGGTGGATCCAGATCCACTTGGGGTCCTGTTTTGGGGGCCGCCACGATCTTTTTGGCTCAGGAGCTTATCTTGACAAGGTTCCAGGGTTGGACCCTCTTGGCCTTCGGCCTCATCATTGCTACCACAGGCTTTCACGTCTCAGAAGGACTGGACTCCTGGCTTGACTCCAAAATACTCAGATATTTCAGGCACTCCAGAGCCGATGCTTCTTGA